The region GAGACAGTTTTTATTATAGCTGTAGCAAAACTCAATCTACTCAAAAACAAATGGTAACTGTAATGAgggattgtgtgcatgtgtaggctatttttaattatttattggtttcaatcagttatttgttttattttatgttgtgttTAGATGTTTTATATACTAACTGATcgcacttttaatttcgttaTCATATAACAATGACTAaataaagatctaatctaatctaatgaaGCTGTGGTTCTTTTTAGCTCAAGAGCTCAACTGGACAGAAacagttaacccttgtgctgttttcaggtcaaggaaggaggaagggaagaagggaggaaagaaggaaggaagggagaaaagaaggaaggaaggaagggagaaaagaagggagaaaagaaggaaggaaggaaagaaggaaggaaggaaagaagggagaaaaggaaggaagagagaaaagaaggaaggaaggaaggaaggaaggaaggaaggaaggaaggaaggaaggaaggaaggaaggaaagaagggaggaaagaaggaaggaaggggaaaaaaaggaagggagaaaagaaggaaggaaggaaagaaggaaggaaggaaggaaggaaggaaggaaggaaggaaggaaggaaggaaggaaggaaagaagggaggaaagaaggaaggaagggaaaaaagaaggaaggaaggaagggaggaaagaaggaaggaagggagaaaagaaagaaggaatggagaaaagaaggaaggaaagaaggaaggaaggaaggaaggaagggaggaaagaagggaggaaagaaggaaggaaggaaggaaagaagggaggaaataaggaaggaagggaagaaggaaggaaggaaggaaagaaggaaggaaggaaggaaagaaggaaggaaggaaggaaggaaggaaggaaggaagggagggaggaaggaagggagggaggaaagaagggaggaaagaaggaaggaagggaaaataaggaaggaaggaaagaaagaagggaaaaaagaaggaagggatgaaagaaggaaggaaggggaaaaaagaatgaaggacggaaaggagaaaacaaggaaagaatgtacgaggggagaaaagaaggaaggaaaggaggaaataatgaagggagtaaagaaggaagggagtaaagaaggaagaaaggaaggaaggaaggaagtaaagaaggagagagcaggaggaaagaaggaacaggagaattaggtcattttgactcaAAGAcggcacaagggttaaagcacAAATCAGGTTCTACTTCTGAGGCGGCTAATCACGATACATTGGTACCAGTAGTTGGAAGAGTTTCACAAAGTTTCTCTCTAATAGAAACAGCAGTATTAACCCGATCCAAGATTATCATCGCAGGTCAACATGGGTCAGTTTAGCTTCACCACTCAACCTGGCATGCATGTACAGTAGTTGGACTTGTAGTCGGGAGGAATCCTGACTAACCAGAAAAGACAAATGCAAACTTTAGCACAGAACGGCTCCAGTGGTGTTCAAGCCCACACACATTTTCCAGTGAAAGGCAGTGCTAACCAACACACCTCACGCCTCgctcacgcacgcacacacgttTGCACACTTGTGTTTCCGACAGGTCTGTTGATTGGTTTGCCTACAAACCAATAACCAATCACCCATTTTTACAGTCGCCATTTCTGTTCTTTGTCTTTGTTGTTTTCCATTTCTCAGTTTCCCTTTTGCTTTTGTTCACGTTTATTTTGTCCATCCGTAAAAAGAAGCCATTATTTCTCCCCCCCCCAGGCGAAAGACGACGATGGCCTCGGTGGGAAATTACTCCAGCACAGCTTTACTCAGGACACACCCAGGCTTGTCTTCAAGACAAACAGCGACGTGCTTGTAAGGATCATAACTATTTAACACCAGACAGTTTAAGCTTAAAGGCTTCTGAACCAATATGTCTTTGATGCTGTTGTTTAAAACTATATACTTTTCTCCTTAAAACACCATCATCATCTGGAAGTACACACATTTCAATTTTAGATTTTCataactttttttccttcttatttGCTATGTTCATCCTCATTATTTATCATATTCAGTTACATGTGTCTTGGTTTTGTTAAAATCATGGAAAACTAATGTAAGtttattattaacaaaataattacAATGTTCAGCAATATTCAGTAATCAGTATTGTAACTTTTTTAAATGACATATTATGCTCATTTATATTGAaatcgttttttttaatttgaaagttCTCATGAAAAGCTGTGTGTGTTGGTTTTTAGATGGACCCAGAAGGACACAAGAGGCAAGATCTGATagtgaaaatgtttatttttagaaCGTTTTTATCAGAGTccaaaacaggaagtgaagcgGTTTTGAGGACAAGGGTCAGAGAGAGATGCAAAGGAGAGTCCAGGGGGGTGCGTGGCAGTTTCCCTGGATCttctctcagcagtctgacagGGAAGGAGTTCAGAATTATAATCAGGCAAGACTGTGACTGCAACTGTTGAGAAGAGAAGAATGAGGAGAAAAGGTGGAAAATTATTtgttcaaatattgtggcaaagAGATGGACGTCAGGTGTGTAGAGGAAAATTGGTGAAGCCAATCTGAAAACTACCCACAGGCTGAACTAAATATTCACTTGCTGAGGAAAAAGCCACAACTAAACATCAGAAGCCTTTGTGATTTCGCTGGTTTTCTGGCTTGCAGTTGAAATATGGTTGTCTTGGTCCTAAATGAGACAGAAGTCTGAGAGATTACACTCCACACGGTTCACAAACATGGATAATTGCACCATAggggcttttattttggagAAGATTTAAATTATTTCATCTGAGAAGCTGATGTTTTTTGGATGAAAGTCTATGCAGATGTTTGGTACCGGTAGTTAGAATTTGGGGACCGTCAGTTGTTTTTACCATTTTCACATTTCTAGATTGGCTAAGAACTGCTCTGCTTGAGCAGTCACGACTTACATTTCATCTCATGTATTACTGATATGACGATATGCAATGTTGTATCTATCCTGTAGcacaaaacataataatatacatataaaaatagagctgggtatcgattcaaatgtcaagaatcgattcgattccgattcttaaaattcagaatcgattatcaccatttgattcgatccgatccgattcgaatcaatattgatttgggttagtgtttcctggattatatgactgtaaaataactattgaaataataatttcacgataattattgtgaaataactaagaaataaataactcaaataggcatttcaatatcaatttaaagtgcaaaaaaagaaagaaattgcaacagctcaagcagtaaacaaattattttagcttgtctgatttattctgtcaccagacacacagcttgccatgaagcacctggcatttttcaggtatttcatgacaaaccgtgtccgataacagagaaaccaaacaagctatagtaaatatagataatatgaacttcattcaactaatataacatttagatatttaagctgaaatggccagcattttctctaaagaaaagttcatttagttcaggagttttcaaaactactgggactactgggattaaagttcaccaggcaaaaatgtaatgatggggaaaaaaaaaaaaaaaaaatgtaatcaaaaaaattaaaaaaaaataaatcgatcttaagacatacaaatcgatttttaggaattaatatgagaatcgatttagaatcagaaaatcgatttttttcaacacaggcctatataAAAACGTACACaattacatcaaaatataaatattgGGTGTGATTTCTGGGGTGCTATAATATACTTCCCATCTctcctctgtttctgtttcttacAGTGGGTTTTTCTCTCCACTCGTCCTCTGAAAACACGAGTCAGGAGACACATAATTCAGTTTGACTATGTAGCTCAACACTGTTTATGTGTCTGCAAGTTAAACGTGAACATAAGAGTCCGTAGCTGCTCTGCTTATCTCAGCCCAGCAGCGTCTGACCAAAACCAAATCGCTGCCTGGTTTTATTTGagccattaaaaaagaaaatgtgtaaaaatgtgGAGTCTTGACATTGTGACAAGGTTTCCAGGCAACTAGCAAAGAAATCATATTTCCTGGTGATAAAAAGTCTGACACTGAATCCCCATAAAGCCACAGCATGCTGTTTAGTTTCTTGTTTAGATTAAACATGTGACGTATAAGGTGTTTAATACGAGCTTTAAAGCTCaacaaaagcagaaataaaaaatatgctGTTAGTCTGTCACCTCACAGATGTGACAAAGCAGAATGTATCATTCACCTCCTGACCAAAGATGGAAACAATCGGCGAGTAAAGGCTGTAAAATTGATTCTGAGAATTGTGAGGAAAGTACGTAGTGTTCTCTGCTCTGGGGAGCTGGAAGTGAGTCTGCTGGGGATGCCGACCGACAGATTACACACCAGCGTGAAAGACCTAACTGAGCAGTGTTTTCTGAGATAAgaacagagctgggtagagtagccaaaaatcaagtaaaagtactgttacttcagaataatatgactcaagtagaagtaaaaagtagtcatccaaataatttcttgagtaaaaggaaaaaagtactttgtgaaaaaactactcaagtactgagtaactgttgagtaacggctgatttattttttaacacaaccattcaaacagacaaaagtacaaaataatcatcttcaggcaaattaaatcaataaaataaattaaaatgaataaaaaataaaaaattgcttaaattaaaataatcttaaagtgaattcaagtactttaacaaataatacaataaataaaataataacagaataaaaaaataaattaagcacaagtagcacaaaatttcaagcatttgttctttcttttttaaccaggcagaactagaacaagcccatgaactcatagaaactctgtgtgtgtttgagtctgtgtaaatgtgacaaaacatgcaaaaacgtggataaaagggataaaagaaaagtaacgagctcaacgtagcctaatgtagcggagtaagagtaaaatTTTCTTCCTCAcaaatttactcaagtaaaagtaaaaagtatagtgattcaaaactactcctaaaagtaccaaatttcccaaaacttactcaagtaaatgtaacggagtaaatgtaactcgttactacccacctctgtttcTGAGATATGAAGAAACTAAAGAACACACCTGATGTTAAATATTTTGGTCACCTTCCAGTAATGGACATTATTGTTAAAACTGTTCAAATGAGCCAGACGAGGGGGATGTCCTACGGACGATGTGGATAAGCTCTTCCACACAGTTGGGATGATATAATCGTGCAGTAGTTCATCTGTTGATCCAAATGTACTATGGTAACAGTTTGGTGAAGCACAGAGTAAAAAATAGGATGGATGTCGTCAATAATCTCCACTTCCTGTGGTGCAACTGTGGCTCTGCACTGTGACCATAGTTGGTATCACTCAGTAAATATGTGCACATGGTGTCCAGGAACAATCATGGTACAAGACTGTTAACGTCATCTGACTCTTTGAGCTTGTGCTCCAGCAGCTCACGTTTCAGCTGTTTGTGTAATGGAGACAAAACAGTTAAGCGTGTCCTAAAAATCCTGGAAAGAAAAGTATGGAAGGCTTTTTTAACAATCAACCCTGAGTTATCAGTACAGGACTACACAGAGCTGTAGGAGGAAACCTGTTAAACCGGAGTAAAATCCACACAGATAGGAGGAAAACATGGAAAGGAAACCTTTTTGCTGTGAGGTAACAGTGATAATAATCACAGCATCAAAAAAGCCCAAGTTATAAACTATGAGTGAGTTTTATAAGctgtgaaaaactgaaaaagcaaACATCCACATGCCAGTTATATATTTAATCTCAGTGGCATTCACACTCAATCCACCAGATCTGCCTCATCATAGTTGCAGCTTGAGTTATTTCAAACACAATGCCTGTGCAGGTGAGCGCTGTGAAATAATGTTTCACCTAGGCAGGAGAGAACGGCCTTTGTTTGACACGTCTTAAACGACTGATGTGATAAGAGCAGCCCGGAGTGTCTTCCAGGCCACTTGTGGATGGATGCAGAGCCCCACTGTGTAAGCCAGAAAACATACCGTATATCAGTACATTACGCTTTTGGAAGCCAGGTAATTGTAATCATGACGACAATGAAGGTGGCCTCTGTAAACCGATAACTTAACTAATCATAGTAATACATCCACATGCTCTTTTCAGCATAGCCAGAGTTTGATTTTATTGTGAAAGTGTTTTCCCGTTCCAGTCAAGCAGTTGTGTGAAGATAGCAGTCGGCTtcaatgtttttgtttgcttgttttctcCTGGATCACTGGCTGATCAGCTCAGGCAGCACATGATTTTAGCGGCAAAGCGGCAAAGTATTACTACTACTTACGACTACTGtgatttagcagacgcttttatccaaagcgacttacatctgagagaacaaacacaccatttcgCCCAGCAGTTAGGGTTAAGGCGAGATGACTTGTGcccccaaaataaaataaatatatatatataaatcacaAGACTCAAGGTCTCAATTCAAGCACCCGGctcatttctgtgtgtttaaacCTTGTGATTATGCCGGCTGTCTGAGAGCTGTTTAAAGACTCAAatatcaaccttttttttttgttattaattattttatttatgtatgtgacaTTTAATAGTTGAAAACCAATAGCCATAATATTCTTTTTCCATACATAATATTTTTGTAtgagacagaaaaacaaaataaaatacaaatcaatCATCACCGACCCCCAccgtccctccctcctcccctcggACTAACCAAATTACGTAATGCATAATTATTTTGTATCACATTTGCCTTGTGTCAATATATACGCAGACAAAGTACCTATATATTTACGCAAATATCAACCTTAAAAGGTTAGTCGTGGCCACTTTTCACCACAAACACGACAGTGAtcaccacactacacacactgcacccatcactgtctggtctTCCTATCAGTCTTGTCCTTTCATGTTTCAGATCAGTGATTTTAGTCCTCTTTGTCACAATTAGAAATTCAAATCTCAATAAAAAATGTTAGCTCAGACTGTCAAAcagggctgctgaaacacacacactctctttcACACACACCCATAAGACGCACCACACGCCATAAGAATAATATATAGATGTAACATCTGCTGCAAGATCAAAATCCATATATATTTCATATTTTACCAAAGCATGGTACTAACcaataatatatatgcagacggTTTAGTCATGGCCATACGAGCCTCTCTCGATGCACCTTTTCCTCTCAAACCTCCACATGCTCAGAATACCTCTTCATCGGACGTATAAAACCACTTCAGGCACTACAGTCTCAACCATCTCTTAACCCTCTgcaacctcctcctctccttcttcaTTATCCAAATCCTCCACCTCCTCTGCATTCTCCTTAATGTCTGCATCATTTTCCTCTACTTCATTGCCTGAAACTTTCAGATCTTCCTCTGAAGGCCTGTTGGTTCACAAACTTTTGCAGCTATTAAACATTCTTTGTCTGCCCCTCGCTTCCCTGAGAATAGCACCCTACCCCCTCCATCATTTCAAGGGATACCTAACTTGTTAATTTAAACTAATTGTGACTCAAAACTAGCAGTTGTTGCAGCTCCTTTCCGTGGGTCAGAGGGCAACAGCACGAAGAACATGGCGGTCGCTGAGATTTGCAGCGCTCGTTTAGGAGcgtgatcattttttgtaatgcaaaaGCGGTCAAAGTACACCACCAATGCGGTGTTCGTCGGCTTCGATGGAAATAAATGGCCATAATTACGTTCAACTGCAAACATCTGTGTGCAAGAgtgagagagagcaggagagagaaagCACAACTCCATTAGCGTAATGCACAGTGAGATTTCAGTCACGGTGCAGAGAGTCGTTAAGTGCTGCCCATCTGTCTTTCTGAGTTAAGGAAAATTTCAgcacatttattatttaaaatatcCTGGACCTACCATTATCAAACTCAGCTTTGCCAGAGCACCTTTTGGACTTTTACTCAGTCATGGCTCATTGAATTAGCTGCCGCTAAATGGGCAGTTAAATCGTGAACAATTCAAGAGACTCAAATCTGAGCACGGTGTTGAAGGATGTAGTTCAGTCCCCGATCTGCTCTTGCTGCGGTTTCTAATGCACGTCAAACTTTGTCATCTCAATTGAGCCATCTTGATAACtaagctttttttctttcttcctgaaTAAGTCCACATCATGTGAGACAAGGAgaattaaaaacattatttatggAATGAATCAGGTGTATTACTCATTAACAAGCTGCTGAAAGCAAGCTTtgcgttatttatttatttatttcttcataATTCCTGCCAGCTCTGCAGTGCAGTTTGCCCGAACGGCCCCTCTGAGTTCACCATCTTTCACCTGCTGCCAGACATGATGCTGCCAAACAAACCAATGCTGCTATGCAGCATGAAGAAGGAGTTTATCCACCTTCTGGTTGCATCCTTCAACTTATTAACATTCAGCAGGGGGGCCAAAGGGTCtatgtgatggatggatgtcgcTGAAGGgtctgacaactgattaatgccTTAATTATCTCCAGCGAGGACCTGACACTCCTCCCAGAGCTGACAAAGTGAGCTGTGTGTGGCCTGACGAGCAACGCCGTGTTCGGGGCTCGCCCACCGCTATCTGCTCGACCAGGGTCACATTCATTTTCTTCCAGTCAAGAAAAATGTGCACGTTTTGCAATGAAAAGGTGTAGAACATTGATGAAATAGTGCAGCACAGTGTTATGAGATCTATGCCACTGCAGTAATAAGAAAGACAACTTTTAAAATGAGCTGGCATATGCTTGGGCCCGGCAAAGTATTGGATTTCTGCACAAGTAAACTTACGTTGAAGAGCATTTTGATGAGAAAACCTACACTAGCcaagtataaataaaataacagtctCAGGCCAAACTTTTTAAAGTCCCAAAGAAACTCCAGAAGCTGATCAAATATGGATTTCATGTTTCTGTAACACAAAGAAAGAACCGTGATGAGTTGTTGCAACATAAATCACCATGTTTGTCAGACTGGCTTCAGTGAATAATCATTCATATTTAATATTGAAGTAATATTATGTTTTAATTTAGTCTTTAACCAATCACCTTAGTGGAATGACCAAGAAACACAAAAGCAAATAATTTTTTTGTAGGTGTCAAgtcaaggtcaaaggtcaaacgtATTTATAtaccacatttaaaaacaataaagttCACCAGAGTGGTTTACAATCAGATAACAATCAAACGGAAATCATCAGTTaaaaggaggaaaataaaaagcattttagataacaataaaatcaaaatagcAGTACAGTCTTATACCTGTCAAGTGTAAATCATGTTTAGTAGTTTAGTGTCTTAACAAAAGGCAGTGAAAGTCgtttttggcttgtttttttcattgtttctgTAAATTTTAACTGTGTAAGTGTGCAGGTGATCTCCTTACATCTGTGTTCACTCCAGAAACACAAAGTATGTAGTACAGTTTATGCATCTGTCAGGGAAAACAAGAACATTACTCAAATTAAATGagctgaaacaaaagcacagtttaaaatgtttaaagtaCATAATGGTATTCACAGCTTAGAAACTAGATATCAGCAGACGCAAGGTTTAGAAGTCAGGAATTTATATTCCACTCTGACTTTTATCAGGGATTAACTTGATTAACCTCAgaatttgtttgtattttttactGTTGTGTGGACAAAACGTAACCCCCGCCTCACTATTGGGCCTTTCCCACCAAAGCGCCCAAAAGTAAAactagtttttgtttttgacatTCAACTCTGCCTGGTAAGATGCAAGAACAAAAGGCAGTTGATAAAGAAATGGCACAAAAATCCAACTATGCCGGTCCGTGGATGAAACTAATTCTTTTCTTCTATTTCGACCAATGACTGAAGTGCAGAATTGATTTGATGGTACAATGAGAAACTAACTAAATCATTGtgaactattttttttaaaaaccaagCCAATGCCACCCTTAGTCTTCTTAATTCAAAAGAGAAAAATCGAAAGATTTGCTTCAAAATGGAAGTGAACTGGAAGCAGCAGAGGAAAACCACTGTTTAATGATTTATTGTCAGCAGTAATTGCATGAAGCTGCATTTACGATGGTAATTTTAACTTCAATTTAAAAACCGTGTTTGTATCTTTCTTAAGAAACATTGTTGGGTGTTAATGGATCCCACTCAAAACAGTGGATAATAATTTTGTTTGCTACAGCATTCACATATCCAGATCAGCCTTTAAAGATGCCTGTCACCAGAAATAAGAGCCTTCACAACCGCTACTGTTGTTTATGACAACTTCTATAAATGCAGTCTTTGTTTAAGGGAAAAGAGTATGAACACTGGGATCCGTGTCCTTTGTGCACCAAGGTCATCGACAGAAATTTAGAGTAAATTTAGAAGAGACGTCTTCGTGTATAGAAAAGCAAACCAGTTTTAAAACTTTCCCAAAGCTGAATCATGCTCTCTTCTGACTCTAGCACCAGCATCTGTtataagtaggaaaaaaaagatatatgtaAGAAATATTTATATCAGATACTTTATGACTTTATCAGAGTGTGTAGACTGCAATAACTAGCTTATTATTTTCTAGTGAGCTGTGACTTGTATTGTGAACTTTTGAGGGGCTTTGTTTTAGATACTATATCACATTATCGGGCTCAAATGGCAGTTTTATACATGAAAAACAgaggatttcctttttttattgatttcatttttcaaaaAGACACAAATGAATGGCACTGCTTCTTAACAAAGCTCTTTTTGAGATAAACTCCTGAGAATTATTGGTAATTGTAATGTTACTAAGGGAGCCAACGTCTGCATAGTCCCCAGTGTGTACATGTATACAAGAATATTCCAATTGACAACCTTGTAAATATCCGTTtcctgcaaatatttttttttgcccaACATTTTAAACGTTGCTTAAATCACCTTAATCCCTTTAATCATTTAAACTGAGCAGCTAAATGCCATTTTGTGCACTTTCACTTCTGTAAGCTGTGTTCACAACTTCATGTATAAATTTGTGCATTTACAATTTCATGCACAAATATAACACAGGCAAGGCCATTTGTGAAATTTCTTTTTGACTATAAGGATATAGGTGCTGGTACAAAATAAGTGTTATGTCTGCCTTTTCTTGCAGGTGTGTGACTGGTGCAAACATATTCGCCACACGAAGGAGTACCTGGACTTTGGTGCTGGTGAGCGGAGGCTGCAGTTCTGCAGTGCCAAATGCCTGAACCAATATAAGATGGACATTTTCTACAAAGAGACCCAGGCTGCGCTGCCTGGAGCACTGTGTAACCCTGGACTTGGGCCTGGTGGGGAGAGTAAGCCAGAATGCAGTGGAGGGGTGCAGCTGCTCACCCCTGAATCCTGGGGAACGCCATTAACAGATATTCGGCGTCATGCTCCCTCACCGGGGGGGCCTTCCGGCGCCTCTGGTTTGGCACCTTCGACTTCTTCTGCTGCCTCACCTTCAGACACAGCGGTTGtatgctccccctcctcctccaatTCAGGCAAAATTCCCACACCAAGACCCCATGAAAGTCCAACTCTCCCCCCACCTGGTCCCACATTACACCCACCAGTTGGGGTTCCCCCAGGTAGCCCTCCAATGGTGATGACGCCCCGAGGGCCCATGCCCCTGCCTCTGTTCATGGAGCATCAAATGATGCAGCATATGCGGCCACCATTTCTTCGCCCCTCTACCCACCATGGAGGGCCTAACAGCCCACTGTCGAACCCTATTGTCCCTGGTATTGgtccaccacctcctccacgGACTTTTGGTCCTCCATCAAGCCCCATGCACCGGCCTCACCTGTCTCCCCATCTTCAcccctcatccaaccacaattCTGGCATTATGCCACCACATCCTGGTCTCCCCATGCCCGGCTTGCCCCCTTTCCCCCCGGTCAATATGATGCACAATGGACCCATGCCCTTCCCTCCAGTGATGAACTTTGGCATGCCATCTTTGGCTCCACTGGTACCCCCACCAACTCTTTTGGTCCCTTACCCTGTCATTGTACCCCTCCCTGTCCCAATCCCAATTCCAATCCCAATCCCTTTCAACTCCAAAACGTCCAGGGACAGGGACTTCCAGGGACATAGAAGTGGCTCTGTCTTCAGCGTACCAGAGTCAGACTGTAGTCCCCATACTGCAGCTTCCTCTGGAGGTGAAAATGGGGAGCAAAAGTCAGCCGGTGGCGAGCGACTTTCTCCTGTACGCTCAGAGAGAAGTAGAATAGCAGGCTTGACGGTGAAGGCAGAGGACAGTTTAGGCAATCTTTGCCTAACAAGTGGCTCTGGACGGATAGACGGAGTTATTGATCTTACTATGAGTCAGAGGCCATGCCAACAGCAGGGGATTCAGAAGATGCTACCTGGAGTCCAGGTCAAAGAGGAGGCTGATTCAAGATTTTCACCAGCTGCTGAGTTGTGGAGGGATGGAAATGGAGACAGTGAGGAACGATTTGTTCTGCCACAGGACGATACTTCCGAACGAGAAGGAGTCACACATTTAAACAcacgctccaacaacaacacacCCTCCAGCAAAACTGATACTCCAGTGAGACAGCTAAATCACTCTGTCCCCAGCCTTGCTACGGCACCCTTGCCCACTTCAGTACGGACCCAACTCCCGCCCCCGCCTCAGCTCCAACTTAGCCCTGCTGCCTCATGTAATGTAATAGTCAATGGCACTGGATGGCATTCACTTCTCACTCCTGCATTTGAGTCTTGTCCTGACCGGCAAGGGGACAggggtggaggtgatggagagaCAGCGGATCGACCATCCAATGGTGATCTGGAGCACGAGGCACTGAAAGAGAACAATTGCTCGGTAGGCGAACGAGAGATGGGGAAGCGGGTTTTAGCACAAGAGGAGAAAGTAGACATCGTGGAGGGTAAGCTAGATCCCGAGTCCAACATGGAGGAGGGTGAGCATGCCTACGCTCTGCCAGTGCTGTCAGCTGGAGGCTGTGTTGTCATCCAGCCTGTGCCAAAGTCCTCTGCTGACAAGACAGCCATCCTGTCCTGCTCCATCACTGCGCCTCTAGCAGCCGCTGGGAGCCCTGAGCTGGAGCCCCCACTGAAGAGACGGTGTCTGCGAATCCGCAATCAAAATAAATAAGGTGGGTTCACTTCAGGGTTGTCGCAGTAACACACTgtgggacatttttcatttatgcATGAATTTATATCAcagctttttcttatttttatttacaacgaCATGGTCCCAATCAAATcatcaaattaatttaaatgttttatcagTCTTCcacagcagtggttcccaatcttttttccttggagcccccctacttgtgtctaagaccagccaggccccccgacccgtacatactagcaccaaaagagtaaagtgattcgttacaaatctttaattgaaaaaattaacattaattgtgttttttttatacatttctctttggtttaccctgtatacaggtgactttgtttttctcaccttcattttgtgtcaccaatgtataaaatacgtacaaaaaataattgcaaggacatttctgaaaaatgtctgttttaatatgagagcaaaaatatttaacatttttcctttaacaacctgtcggagtagtagtatgattaa is a window of Cololabis saira isolate AMF1-May2022 chromosome 16, fColSai1.1, whole genome shotgun sequence DNA encoding:
- the sobpa gene encoding sine oculis-binding protein homolog A isoform X1, producing MAEMEKEGRPPENKRSRKPAHPVKREINEEMKSFAESTMNELLGWYGYDKVELRDSDNLDMDEVPQHISVLKENSLPKIPASTVNSEGSSDRANSSLCVPGSRNGVLEPSAMLSSSMAGSKEHGNLPMMVPMIPPPLIKPPADEDASNVQIMCAWCQKVGVKRYSLSMGSELKNFCSEKCFAACRRAYFKRNKLGYIRNCTAKDDDGLGGKLLQHSFTQDTPRLVFKTNSDVLVCDWCKHIRHTKEYLDFGAGERRLQFCSAKCLNQYKMDIFYKETQAALPGALCNPGLGPGGESKPECSGGVQLLTPESWGTPLTDIRRHAPSPGGPSGASGLAPSTSSAASPSDTAVVCSPSSSNSGKIPTPRPHESPTLPPPGPTLHPPVGVPPGSPPMVMTPRGPMPLPLFMEHQMMQHMRPPFLRPSTHHGGPNSPLSNPIVPGIGPPPPPRTFGPPSSPMHRPHLSPHLHPSSNHNSGIMPPHPGLPMPGLPPFPPVNMMHNGPMPFPPVMNFGMPSLAPLVPPPTLLVPYPVIVPLPVPIPIPIPIPFNSKTSRDRDFQGHRSGSVFSVPESDCSPHTAASSGGENGEQKSAGGERLSPVRSERSRIAGLTVKAEDSLGNLCLTSGSGRIDGVIDLTMSQRPCQQQGIQKMLPGVQVKEEADSRFSPAAELWRDGNGDSEERFVLPQDDTSEREGVTHLNTRSNNNTPSSKTDTPVRQLNHSVPSLATAPLPTSVRTQLPPPPQLQLSPAASCNVIVNGTGWHSLLTPAFESCPDRQGDRGGGDGETADRPSNGDLEHEALKENNCSVGEREMGKRVLAQEEKVDIVEGKLDPESNMEEGEHAYALPVLSAGGCVVIQPVPKSSADKTAILSCSITAPLAAAGSPELEPPLKRRCLRIRNQNK
- the sobpa gene encoding sine oculis-binding protein homolog A isoform X2 is translated as MAEMEKEGRPPENKRSRKPAHPVKREINEEMKSFAESTMNELLGWYGYDKVELRDSDNLDMDEVPQHISVLKENSLPKIPASTVNSEGSSDRANSSLCVPGSRNGVLEPSAMLSSSMAGSKEHGNLPMMVPMIPPPLIKPPADEDASNVQIMCAWCQKVGVKRYSLSMGSELKNFCSEKCFAACRRAYFKRNKAKDDDGLGGKLLQHSFTQDTPRLVFKTNSDVLVCDWCKHIRHTKEYLDFGAGERRLQFCSAKCLNQYKMDIFYKETQAALPGALCNPGLGPGGESKPECSGGVQLLTPESWGTPLTDIRRHAPSPGGPSGASGLAPSTSSAASPSDTAVVCSPSSSNSGKIPTPRPHESPTLPPPGPTLHPPVGVPPGSPPMVMTPRGPMPLPLFMEHQMMQHMRPPFLRPSTHHGGPNSPLSNPIVPGIGPPPPPRTFGPPSSPMHRPHLSPHLHPSSNHNSGIMPPHPGLPMPGLPPFPPVNMMHNGPMPFPPVMNFGMPSLAPLVPPPTLLVPYPVIVPLPVPIPIPIPIPFNSKTSRDRDFQGHRSGSVFSVPESDCSPHTAASSGGENGEQKSAGGERLSPVRSERSRIAGLTVKAEDSLGNLCLTSGSGRIDGVIDLTMSQRPCQQQGIQKMLPGVQVKEEADSRFSPAAELWRDGNGDSEERFVLPQDDTSEREGVTHLNTRSNNNTPSSKTDTPVRQLNHSVPSLATAPLPTSVRTQLPPPPQLQLSPAASCNVIVNGTGWHSLLTPAFESCPDRQGDRGGGDGETADRPSNGDLEHEALKENNCSVGEREMGKRVLAQEEKVDIVEGKLDPESNMEEGEHAYALPVLSAGGCVVIQPVPKSSADKTAILSCSITAPLAAAGSPELEPPLKRRCLRIRNQNK